A part of Candidatus Aegiribacteria sp. genomic DNA contains:
- a CDS encoding T9SS type A sorting domain-containing protein: MISVLATMIIAYAAVPTGPAGTIMVEVESSPLEILPASFEDISIIRGNKGDKVLIIVADCIADPLAASLAQFQSDIASDGWTVEMHIMGGGTVEDIKTLLRSTPDLDGAVLVGFLPCAWYEEDAWAPEEFPCELFLMDLDGIWTDSDLDGLYDSHSGDVAPEIWVGRIDAHTAYGPELLLLAAYFARNHIYRTGSMGLNSEALAFNDDDWNHYTDCGLDGIYGSSNVTVINSSSQTTAESYLLNLGQGYEFVHLMAHSCPWGHTFKVSGGMAGTVMAPEIAQVNPHTAFLQLFSCSNARWVEEGCLGNWYLYGTDYGLLISGSAKTGSMLDFEEFYSPLAAGLTFGEAFREWWNYEAQGGFSPNERAWFYGNALLGDPTLKPLSSDMRNEAHLAVGPLYSEYDQVSSSGYSDCFPDVASNNGTPRRTVAVWLSGENGRLDIAARLYEEGSGWGPVSYVDEDEYWDVGVSACYHDTSPWIAWSDFELSTYSYRIKTACGENFSQVEVQVDQEGYQMSPRLASTGTRLWLAWLDWDATGGAVMLKSIDGEFPAAQMSPIGKWCQNPELIVDDSGTVHLVWEERSSSGSRIMWCCGDLSGFSSPVEVSSGELCHSPSLDTDWSTSVACLLWIDEAGAASIKLRMWEGTGWGNEESVCTTSTRICGAFLSGLPEPLGTGVIWQDGCGASAKIMGYPLGGSEPLELCPSAGPAWSPVSTSSDLFWAGNEGDGWEIYTRDLSGLGIDRQGFAGMAQLPCIVENPVRESMIISLSENSPAFESAVCIYDLAGRIVFSRHVAIHAGVETRLNCSMLPAGVYMISFREGTTPVRFVLLK; this comes from the coding sequence ATGATTTCAGTGCTGGCTACTATGATTATCGCTTACGCAGCGGTTCCCACAGGCCCTGCAGGTACGATTATGGTGGAGGTCGAGTCATCGCCACTTGAAATTCTTCCAGCTTCGTTTGAAGATATTTCAATTATCAGGGGCAACAAAGGAGACAAGGTTCTTATAATTGTTGCGGATTGTATTGCCGATCCTCTGGCAGCTTCTCTCGCACAGTTTCAGAGCGATATCGCGTCGGATGGATGGACTGTCGAGATGCATATCATGGGCGGCGGTACTGTTGAAGACATAAAAACCCTTCTTCGGAGTACACCTGATCTTGATGGTGCTGTTCTTGTTGGATTTCTGCCGTGCGCATGGTACGAAGAGGATGCATGGGCTCCCGAGGAATTCCCCTGTGAGCTGTTCCTCATGGATCTTGACGGCATATGGACTGACTCCGATCTTGATGGGCTTTACGACAGTCACAGCGGTGATGTTGCTCCGGAGATATGGGTTGGCAGGATAGATGCCCACACCGCATACGGACCCGAGCTGCTTCTACTCGCCGCGTACTTCGCCAGGAACCACATTTACAGAACCGGATCGATGGGATTGAATTCAGAAGCGCTGGCTTTCAATGATGATGACTGGAATCACTATACGGATTGCGGACTTGATGGCATTTACGGATCATCAAATGTCACCGTTATCAATTCTTCCAGCCAGACAACAGCGGAGAGCTACCTTCTCAATCTCGGCCAGGGCTACGAATTCGTACATCTTATGGCCCATTCATGTCCCTGGGGCCATACTTTCAAAGTGTCTGGAGGAATGGCGGGTACCGTGATGGCACCGGAAATAGCCCAGGTGAATCCCCATACCGCGTTCCTGCAGCTGTTCAGCTGCTCAAACGCGAGGTGGGTGGAGGAGGGATGTCTGGGAAACTGGTATCTTTACGGTACCGATTACGGACTGCTGATTTCAGGTTCTGCGAAAACGGGTTCTATGCTTGATTTTGAGGAATTCTACAGCCCCCTTGCTGCGGGACTGACCTTTGGAGAAGCCTTCAGGGAGTGGTGGAATTACGAGGCGCAGGGAGGATTTTCCCCCAATGAGAGAGCATGGTTCTACGGCAACGCGCTGCTCGGAGACCCTACTTTGAAACCCCTGTCGAGCGATATGAGGAATGAAGCTCATCTGGCAGTTGGACCGCTGTATTCCGAATACGATCAGGTTTCATCCAGTGGATACTCTGACTGTTTTCCAGATGTAGCTTCCAACAACGGTACACCCCGGCGTACCGTTGCGGTATGGCTTTCCGGGGAGAACGGGAGGCTGGATATTGCTGCCCGGCTGTACGAAGAGGGATCGGGCTGGGGTCCGGTTAGTTACGTTGATGAAGACGAATACTGGGATGTCGGAGTCTCAGCCTGTTATCACGATACATCCCCCTGGATAGCATGGAGTGATTTTGAGTTATCTACCTACAGTTACAGGATAAAGACCGCATGCGGTGAGAATTTTTCCCAGGTTGAAGTGCAGGTAGACCAGGAAGGATACCAGATGAGCCCGCGCCTGGCTTCAACAGGTACCAGGCTCTGGCTTGCCTGGCTGGATTGGGATGCAACAGGCGGCGCGGTCATGCTGAAAAGCATTGATGGTGAATTTCCCGCTGCTCAGATGAGTCCCATTGGGAAATGGTGCCAGAATCCCGAACTTATCGTTGATGATTCGGGAACCGTTCATCTCGTATGGGAGGAGCGATCCTCCTCAGGCAGCAGGATAATGTGGTGCTGTGGTGATCTGTCCGGTTTCAGTTCTCCCGTTGAAGTATCCTCGGGTGAATTATGCCATTCCCCCAGTCTCGATACCGACTGGTCAACCTCAGTAGCCTGTTTGTTATGGATAGACGAAGCAGGTGCGGCTTCGATCAAACTGAGAATGTGGGAAGGGACCGGATGGGGGAACGAGGAGTCTGTCTGTACAACTTCAACTCGCATATGTGGAGCTTTTCTGAGCGGATTGCCCGAGCCTCTGGGAACGGGTGTCATCTGGCAGGACGGATGCGGTGCCTCAGCAAAGATAATGGGTTATCCTCTGGGAGGTTCCGAGCCGCTGGAACTTTGCCCTTCCGCAGGCCCGGCATGGTCTCCCGTTTCGACTTCGAGCGATCTGTTCTGGGCCGGTAACGAAGGCGATGGATGGGAAATATATACTCGTGATCTCTCCGGCCTTGGTATTGACAGACAAGGATTTGCAGGAATGGCGCAATTGCCGTGCATAGTTGAGAATCCGGTCAGGGAAAGCATGATTATCTCTCTATCGGAGAACAGTCCCGCCTTCGAATCTGCTGTCTGTATCTACGATCTTGCCGGAAGAATTGTCTTCAGCCGGCATGTAGCCATCCACGCGGGAGTCGAAACACGGCTGAATTGTTCGATGCTGCCTGCTGGTGTTTACATGATCAGTTTCCGGGAGGGAACGACGCCCGTCAGATTCGTGCTTTTGAAATAG